One window of Stenotrophomonas indicatrix genomic DNA carries:
- a CDS encoding amidohydrolase family protein → MFRSHPLSLAVLLAVAPLSASAAERADLLIRNATVVDVEHARSVPGQSVVIRGEDIVAVGPDAQVRSQWSSSRQIDAKGKYLIPGLWDMHVHFGGGPALVEENKALLPLYIAHGITTIRDCSGDLPQQVLQWRGDIANGTLFGPRLLTSGAKIEGIKPVWKGTIEVGSKADADKAIERLQHDKVDFVKITDSTLTPELFLYSASAARKAGLKASGHIPMALTVEQAVDAGLASIEHLDYAFKAGSKDEAQIAADFGAGRIDRAEANRRLDASFDRETALHAYRDFAKRGVFVTPTLNGGRILDFLDQDDHANDPYLAYIGPGLRATYTWRIERAAKATPAQIEARHAQYHQVAAVLPLLQEAGVTIIAGTDAGFLNSFNYPGIGLHQELQLFVKEGLSAPQALSAATRSGPAWFGQMQRYGGVATGKAADLVLLTANPLQDIAATEKIDSVILRGDVYDRAALDRMLADTKAKVAAWSTESAAKSSP, encoded by the coding sequence ATGTTCCGTTCCCATCCGTTGTCCCTTGCCGTCCTTCTTGCGGTTGCACCGCTGTCGGCGTCTGCCGCCGAGCGCGCTGACTTGCTGATCCGCAACGCCACGGTGGTCGATGTCGAGCACGCGCGCAGCGTGCCCGGGCAGAGCGTGGTCATCCGTGGCGAGGACATCGTCGCGGTCGGTCCCGATGCGCAGGTGCGCAGCCAGTGGAGCAGCAGCCGCCAGATCGATGCCAAGGGCAAGTACCTGATTCCGGGCCTGTGGGACATGCACGTGCATTTCGGCGGCGGCCCGGCGCTGGTGGAAGAGAACAAGGCACTGCTGCCGCTGTACATCGCCCATGGCATCACCACGATCCGTGACTGCTCCGGTGATCTGCCGCAGCAGGTACTGCAGTGGCGCGGCGACATCGCCAACGGCACGCTGTTCGGTCCGCGGCTGCTGACGTCGGGTGCGAAGATCGAAGGCATCAAGCCGGTCTGGAAGGGCACGATCGAGGTGGGCAGCAAGGCCGACGCGGACAAGGCGATCGAGCGCCTGCAGCACGACAAGGTCGACTTCGTGAAGATCACCGACAGCACGCTGACCCCGGAACTGTTCCTGTACTCGGCCAGCGCGGCGCGCAAGGCGGGCCTCAAGGCCTCGGGCCATATTCCGATGGCGTTGACGGTGGAACAGGCCGTGGATGCAGGCCTGGCCTCGATCGAGCATCTGGACTATGCCTTCAAGGCTGGCAGCAAGGACGAGGCGCAGATCGCGGCCGATTTCGGCGCCGGGCGCATCGATCGCGCCGAAGCCAACCGCCGGCTCGACGCCAGCTTCGATCGCGAGACCGCGCTGCATGCCTACCGTGATTTCGCCAAGCGTGGCGTATTCGTGACGCCGACCCTCAACGGTGGCCGCATCCTCGACTTCCTCGACCAGGATGACCACGCCAACGACCCGTATCTGGCCTATATCGGCCCGGGCCTGCGTGCGACCTACACCTGGCGCATCGAACGCGCGGCCAAGGCCACCCCGGCGCAGATCGAGGCGCGCCATGCGCAGTACCACCAGGTGGCTGCGGTGCTGCCGCTGCTGCAGGAAGCGGGGGTGACGATCATTGCCGGTACCGATGCCGGCTTCCTCAATTCGTTCAACTACCCGGGCATCGGCCTGCACCAGGAACTGCAGTTGTTCGTGAAGGAAGGCCTGAGCGCACCGCAGGCGCTGTCGGCCGCGACCCGTTCGGGCCCGGCCTGGTTCGGCCAGATGCAGCGCTATGGCGGCGTCGCCACGGGCAAGGCGGCCGATCTGGTACTGCTGACGGCCAACCCGTTGCAGGACATCGCTGCCACCGAAAAAATCGACAGCGTGATCCTGCGCGGTGACGTGTACGATCGCGCGGCGCTGGACAGGATGCTGGCCGACACCAAGGCCAAGGTCGCTGCATGGAGTACCGAGTCAGCGGCCAAGTCCTCGCCCTGA
- a CDS encoding ankyrin repeat domain-containing protein, which translates to MHHPRSRQRRSALARMLLLCLLAMVIPACTATSRSDADAQLRDAASRGDARAVREALDAGADLEARDGQGRTALLLATHGNNVDAARELIEAGADVNAKDTMQDSAYLYAGARGLDEILALTLAHGADLRSTNRYGGTALIPAAERGHVATVRTLLRAGVAVDHVNRLHWTALLEAILFGDGGPRHVQIVQLLLDAGANPELADGDGVTPLAHARQRGYANIETVLRQHGATR; encoded by the coding sequence ATGCACCACCCTCGCTCCCGGCAGCGCCGTTCGGCATTGGCCCGCATGCTGCTGCTGTGCCTGCTGGCCATGGTCATCCCGGCGTGTACGGCGACTTCCCGAAGCGACGCCGATGCGCAGCTGCGCGATGCCGCCAGCCGCGGTGATGCCCGCGCCGTGCGCGAGGCACTGGATGCGGGTGCCGATCTGGAGGCGCGTGACGGCCAAGGCCGCACGGCCCTGCTGCTGGCCACCCACGGCAACAACGTGGACGCGGCGCGTGAGCTGATCGAGGCCGGTGCCGACGTCAATGCCAAGGACACGATGCAGGACAGCGCCTACCTGTACGCTGGTGCGCGCGGCCTGGATGAGATCCTGGCGCTGACCCTCGCGCACGGTGCAGACCTGCGCAGCACCAACCGCTATGGCGGTACCGCGCTGATTCCCGCTGCCGAACGCGGCCACGTCGCTACCGTGCGTACGCTGCTGCGCGCCGGCGTGGCGGTGGACCATGTCAATCGCCTGCACTGGACTGCGCTGCTGGAGGCGATCCTGTTCGGTGATGGCGGTCCGCGCCACGTGCAGATCGTGCAACTGCTGCTGGACGCTGGTGCCAACCCCGAGCTTGCCGATGGCGACGGCGTAACGCCGCTGGCGCATGCCCGGCAACGCGGTTACGCCAACATCGAAACAGTGCTGCGCCAACACGGCGCGACACGCTGA
- a CDS encoding LysR substrate-binding domain-containing protein gives MQDSAKSNRTVFELDLLRALVMVADCGSFTTAATRLHSTQSTVSQKVRRLEELAGHRLLERGHRDVHPTDAGHTLLGYARRMLDLNEELAQALAGATVETAVRIGVPEDFVNPQTTRMLAAFSRRHPQVKLEISSGLSRDLAHGFDHGELDLVLVKQRRNTRQAVHCRREPMHWIDSLRSSSLQQDPLPLVTFPPRGLYRDEMIQAVEALGLRWRIAFTSSSLSGIQGAVADGIGISLLPRRAVNREHRIIDGERDLPVVDNYEIGLLHRADADDAVRALAAELWRQVQREPE, from the coding sequence ATGCAAGACAGTGCCAAATCGAATAGAACAGTGTTCGAACTGGACCTGCTGCGTGCCTTGGTGATGGTCGCCGACTGCGGCAGCTTCACCACGGCGGCCACCCGCCTGCATTCAACCCAGTCCACGGTCAGCCAGAAGGTGCGGCGGCTGGAGGAGCTCGCCGGTCACCGTCTGCTTGAGCGCGGCCACCGCGACGTGCATCCCACCGATGCCGGCCACACCCTGCTGGGCTATGCCCGGCGCATGCTGGATCTGAACGAGGAACTGGCCCAGGCCTTGGCCGGTGCCACCGTGGAGACCGCGGTGCGCATCGGCGTGCCGGAGGACTTCGTGAACCCGCAGACCACGCGCATGCTGGCCGCCTTCAGTCGCCGCCACCCGCAGGTCAAGCTGGAAATCAGCAGCGGCCTCAGCCGTGATCTGGCCCATGGCTTCGACCATGGCGAGCTGGATCTGGTGCTGGTCAAGCAGCGTCGCAACACCCGCCAGGCCGTGCACTGCCGGCGCGAACCGATGCATTGGATCGACAGCCTGCGCAGCAGCAGCCTGCAGCAGGACCCGCTGCCACTGGTCACCTTCCCGCCACGCGGGCTGTACCGCGACGAGATGATCCAGGCCGTCGAAGCGCTGGGTCTGCGCTGGCGCATCGCGTTCACCAGTTCCTCGCTGAGCGGCATCCAGGGTGCGGTGGCGGACGGCATCGGCATCAGCCTGCTGCCACGGCGCGCGGTCAACCGCGAACACCGCATCATCGATGGCGAGCGCGATCTACCGGTGGTCGACAACTACGAGATCGGCCTGCTGCATCGCGCCGATGCCGATGACGCGGTGCGTGCGCTGGCCGCTGAACTCTGGCGGCAGGTGCAACGCGAGCCGGAGTGA
- a CDS encoding amidohydrolase family protein: MTLQFIHGGVDRDGTPLHFHVHDGRFVGINGDDAAAEGAESVDLTGFTVLPGLVDGHIHLDKSFVGDRWHPHQPVSSLRERLAVEKAAIAAAAPMADRAEALIRQCSGFGTVAMRCHVDIDGSTGLHHLQAVREAALRCADIMRIQLVAFPQAGVMSCPGTAAVLEQVIAAGVEVLGGIDPSTLDGDADGQLALLFGLAERYGVRLDIHLHEPGETGLAQLLRIAARTRASGLQGRVAVSHAYALGEVSLARALQVGEALAAAGVAIMSNAPGDHPFPPLRALHDAGVRVFAGNDNIRDCWWPYGSGDLLQRAMLLGYRSGFYTDADLMLALDMVTTHAATVIGLPQYGIADGLPATFVAVRADHGPAAVAGVPVERRVVVDGRWL; this comes from the coding sequence ATGACCCTGCAGTTCATCCATGGTGGCGTCGATCGCGACGGTACCCCACTGCATTTCCACGTCCATGATGGCCGTTTCGTCGGCATCAACGGCGATGATGCCGCAGCAGAGGGAGCCGAAAGCGTCGACCTGACCGGCTTTACCGTTCTGCCTGGACTGGTCGACGGCCATATCCATCTGGACAAGAGCTTCGTCGGCGACCGCTGGCATCCGCATCAGCCGGTGAGCAGCCTGCGTGAGCGCCTGGCGGTGGAAAAGGCCGCGATTGCCGCCGCTGCACCGATGGCGGACCGTGCCGAGGCGCTGATCCGCCAGTGCAGCGGATTCGGTACGGTGGCGATGCGTTGCCACGTCGACATCGATGGCAGCACCGGCCTGCACCATCTGCAGGCCGTGCGCGAGGCGGCGCTGCGCTGTGCCGACATCATGCGCATCCAGCTGGTGGCGTTCCCGCAGGCGGGGGTGATGTCGTGCCCGGGTACGGCGGCGGTTCTGGAACAGGTGATTGCTGCAGGGGTGGAAGTACTGGGTGGCATCGATCCGAGCACGCTGGACGGGGATGCCGACGGCCAGCTGGCGTTGCTGTTCGGGCTGGCCGAGCGCTATGGCGTGCGGCTGGACATCCATTTGCACGAGCCGGGCGAGACCGGGCTGGCGCAGCTGCTGCGGATCGCGGCGCGCACGCGTGCGTCGGGCCTGCAGGGCAGGGTGGCGGTCAGTCACGCCTATGCGCTGGGTGAGGTGTCGTTGGCGCGGGCGCTGCAGGTGGGTGAGGCGTTGGCTGCCGCAGGCGTGGCGATCATGAGCAACGCACCGGGCGACCATCCGTTCCCGCCGTTGCGCGCACTGCACGACGCGGGTGTACGCGTGTTTGCCGGCAACGACAACATCCGCGACTGCTGGTGGCCCTACGGCAGTGGCGACCTGCTGCAGCGGGCGATGCTGCTCGGTTACCGCTCCGGCTTCTACACCGATGCGGACCTGATGCTGGCGCTGGACATGGTCACCACCCATGCGGCGACGGTGATCGGGTTGCCGCAGTACGGCATTGCAGACGGTCTTCCGGCCACCTTCGTGGCGGTACGTGCCGATCATGGTCCGGCTGCGGTGGCAGGGGTGCCGGTGGAGCGCCGCGTGGTGGTCGACGGTCGCTGGCTGTAG
- a CDS encoding TonB-dependent receptor, whose amino-acid sequence MSASSLALRPRPLVLALSSLMLASLPAFAQESAPTSLQEVKVTGSRIPRAGVEGPSPVTVISREQIDAQGYRNAFDALSALTENTGNVQGEDFGNTFTPAANTINLRGLGPNRTLVLVNGRRQADYPLAYEGSVNVVNLANIPSALIERIEVLAAGASAVYGSDAIAGVVNIILKDRFDGVDVNVRAGGTQQGGGDNQRVQVVGGSSGERWEGLFGFELDVRKAIHARQRDFMDSLDDDPTGKAPQPTAVAYRRNAATGRNIDPGVAGCDAASAIYGGSVLRANNPRQGWYCGSNEAAASYWTVQTEKRNLNGYGLLTFHVNDTTDLFADVAVGSARIHNNTRAPTWTSSRNYFYNQNTGNLESWYRRFAPEEIGGLPRNANRFLESSWSFNVGARGQIGDSGWDYEAVYSRSRYENRTRRPVLLAGINEYLLGPQLGVRNGVEVYAPDPSRLFRPLTPDEYGRLSDYQESRNAAWLQTFSATVNGRLFALPGGDAALAAVVEAGSQGYRNRPDPRLGTGEFWNTSAGIGAGGERDRYAAGIELQLPLLQSLTTTLAGRYDQYRAGGEHLGKATWSFGVEFRPIESLLIRGTAATSFRAPDMNYVFATETRGYNPGMTDYWRCRTAGQSYDNCDYNGLSIDYSNRANPQLQPESAKSYGFGVVWSPLSGLDFSADYYDIRIDNEVTSLDTSRILRDEADCRLGRTLGGEARDIGSPLCQDALSRVIRNPSNATVQPDQVTRVLINPINAASESVRGIDLKGNWRFDAGRYGRFTTRLAYTLVLEHEYKQFADDEVRDIRNSLDDWQWRSKANGSITWNQGDWTATIYGNRYGSLPKSDGSGRIGPYMTYNASVFRQFGENLTLGVIVNNLRDSRPPADRNGGGWPFYPVGNYDPYGRQFWVELDYRFR is encoded by the coding sequence GCGCTGCGCCCGCGTCCGCTGGTGCTTGCCTTGTCGTCCCTGATGCTGGCCTCGTTGCCGGCCTTCGCGCAGGAAAGCGCACCCACGTCATTGCAGGAAGTGAAGGTCACTGGCTCGCGCATCCCGCGTGCCGGCGTCGAGGGGCCATCGCCGGTCACGGTGATCAGCCGCGAGCAGATCGATGCACAGGGCTACCGCAACGCATTCGATGCGTTGAGCGCGCTCACTGAGAACACCGGCAACGTGCAGGGCGAGGACTTCGGCAATACCTTCACCCCGGCGGCGAACACCATCAACCTGCGTGGCCTGGGCCCCAACCGCACGCTGGTGCTGGTCAACGGCCGCCGCCAGGCCGACTATCCGCTGGCCTACGAAGGCTCGGTGAACGTGGTCAACCTGGCCAACATCCCCAGTGCGTTGATCGAGCGCATCGAGGTGCTGGCCGCCGGCGCATCGGCGGTGTACGGTTCCGATGCGATCGCCGGCGTGGTCAACATCATCCTCAAGGACCGTTTCGACGGCGTGGACGTCAACGTGCGTGCCGGCGGCACCCAGCAGGGTGGTGGTGACAACCAGCGCGTGCAGGTGGTGGGCGGCAGCTCGGGCGAGCGCTGGGAAGGCCTGTTCGGCTTCGAACTGGACGTGCGCAAGGCGATCCACGCGCGGCAGCGCGACTTCATGGATTCGCTGGACGATGATCCCACCGGCAAGGCGCCGCAGCCGACGGCCGTCGCCTATCGCCGCAATGCAGCCACCGGTCGCAACATCGATCCGGGCGTTGCCGGTTGCGATGCGGCCTCGGCCATCTACGGTGGCAGCGTGCTGCGCGCCAACAACCCGCGCCAAGGATGGTACTGCGGCAGCAACGAAGCCGCTGCCAGCTACTGGACCGTGCAGACCGAGAAGCGCAACCTCAACGGCTACGGCCTGCTGACGTTCCACGTCAACGACACCACCGACCTGTTCGCCGATGTCGCCGTGGGCAGCGCACGGATCCACAACAACACGCGCGCACCCACCTGGACCTCGTCACGCAACTATTTCTACAACCAGAACACGGGCAATCTGGAGAGCTGGTACCGCCGCTTCGCGCCGGAGGAGATCGGTGGCCTGCCGCGCAACGCCAATCGCTTCCTGGAAAGCTCGTGGTCGTTCAATGTCGGTGCGCGTGGCCAGATCGGCGACAGCGGCTGGGACTACGAAGCGGTCTACAGCCGTTCACGCTACGAGAACCGCACGCGCCGCCCGGTGCTGCTGGCAGGCATCAACGAGTACCTGCTGGGTCCGCAGCTGGGGGTGCGCAACGGCGTGGAGGTCTATGCGCCGGATCCGTCGCGCCTGTTCCGGCCGCTGACGCCCGATGAGTACGGTCGCCTGTCCGACTACCAGGAGAGCCGCAACGCTGCGTGGCTGCAGACCTTCAGTGCGACGGTCAATGGTCGCCTGTTCGCCTTGCCGGGTGGCGACGCCGCATTGGCCGCGGTGGTCGAAGCGGGCAGCCAGGGCTACCGCAACCGTCCGGACCCGCGCCTGGGCACCGGTGAATTCTGGAACACCAGCGCCGGCATCGGTGCCGGTGGCGAACGTGACCGCTATGCGGCGGGTATTGAACTGCAACTGCCGTTGCTGCAGTCGCTGACCACCACATTGGCAGGTCGCTACGACCAGTACCGCGCCGGTGGCGAGCATCTCGGCAAAGCAACGTGGAGCTTCGGTGTCGAATTCCGTCCGATCGAAAGCCTGCTGATCCGCGGCACCGCGGCCACCAGCTTCCGCGCGCCGGACATGAACTATGTGTTCGCCACCGAGACCCGTGGCTACAACCCGGGCATGACCGACTACTGGCGCTGCCGCACCGCCGGCCAGTCGTATGACAACTGCGACTACAACGGCCTGTCGATCGACTACAGCAACCGCGCCAACCCGCAACTGCAGCCGGAGTCGGCCAAATCGTATGGCTTCGGGGTGGTCTGGTCGCCGCTGTCCGGGCTGGATTTCAGCGCTGACTACTACGACATCCGCATCGACAACGAGGTGACCAGCCTCGACACCAGCCGCATCCTGCGGGATGAGGCCGACTGCCGGCTGGGTCGCACCCTCGGCGGCGAAGCGCGCGACATCGGTTCGCCGCTGTGCCAGGACGCGCTGTCCCGGGTGATCCGCAACCCCTCCAATGCCACCGTGCAGCCGGACCAGGTGACCCGCGTACTGATCAACCCGATCAATGCGGCGTCCGAATCGGTGCGCGGCATCGACCTGAAGGGCAACTGGCGCTTCGATGCGGGCCGCTATGGCCGCTTCACCACGCGTCTGGCTTACACGCTGGTGCTGGAGCACGAGTACAAGCAGTTTGCCGATGACGAAGTGCGCGACATCCGCAATTCACTGGATGACTGGCAGTGGCGCAGCAAGGCCAATGGCAGCATCACCTGGAACCAGGGCGACTGGACCGCGACGATCTATGGCAACCGCTATGGCTCGTTGCCGAAGAGCGATGGCAGTGGCCGCATCGGGCCGTACATGACCTACAACGCCAGTGTGTTCCGCCAGTTCGGCGAGAACCTGACACTGGGTGTGATCGTCAACAACCTGCGCGACAGCCGGCCGCCGGCGGATAGGAATGGGGGTGGTTGGCCGTTCTATCCGGTCGGCAACTACGACCCGTATGGCCGTCAGTTCTGGGTGGAGCTGGATTACCGGTTCCGTTGA